A single window of Xylocopilactobacillus apicola DNA harbors:
- a CDS encoding amino acid ABC transporter ATP-binding protein produces the protein MHNDKKILEVQHLTKKFGDNLVLDDLNETINQGDVIVVIGASGGGKSTFLRSLNLLNQPTSGKILFEGTDLTNLSEKELDQIREKMGMVFQSYNVFPHLTVKENLKLAPLKVKKMSEDEADQIAVELLEQVGLAEKADVYPNSLSGGQQQRVAIARALAMKPDVMLFDEPTSALDPEMVGEVLKVMQDLAKSGMTMVVVTHEMGFAQEVADQVWFMDGGKILEKGEPEQIFNRPKEERTKDFLARILGKS, from the coding sequence ATGCATAATGACAAAAAAATATTAGAAGTTCAACATCTGACCAAAAAATTTGGAGATAATCTTGTTTTAGATGATTTAAACGAAACCATTAATCAAGGCGATGTGATTGTCGTGATTGGTGCTTCAGGCGGCGGCAAGAGTACATTTTTACGCTCATTAAATCTTTTGAATCAGCCGACTTCTGGCAAAATTCTCTTTGAAGGAACGGATCTTACTAATTTATCGGAAAAAGAACTTGATCAAATTCGGGAAAAGATGGGGATGGTTTTTCAAAGTTATAATGTTTTCCCTCATCTTACGGTCAAAGAGAATCTAAAGTTAGCACCATTAAAAGTCAAAAAAATGAGCGAAGATGAAGCTGATCAGATCGCCGTTGAGCTTTTAGAACAAGTTGGGTTAGCTGAGAAGGCCGATGTTTATCCGAATTCGCTTTCTGGCGGGCAACAACAGCGGGTGGCGATCGCGCGCGCTCTTGCAATGAAACCGGACGTGATGCTTTTTGATGAACCTACTAGCGCACTTGATCCGGAAATGGTAGGCGAGGTACTTAAAGTTATGCAGGACTTGGCTAAAAGTGGCATGACGATGGTGGTAGTTACTCACGAAATGGGATTCGCCCAAGAGGTTGCCGATCAAGTTTGGTTTATGGATGGCGGCAAAATTTTAGAAAAAGGAGAGCCCGAACAAATTTTTAATCGGCCAAAAGAAGAACGAACGAAAGATTTTCTGGCCCGAATTTTGGGCAAATCCTAA
- a CDS encoding exonuclease SbcCD subunit D has protein sequence MRFIHTADWHIGRKLNGFDLLADQEAVFQKLVEVIKSQHVDAVVIAGDLYDRSLASEESVASLNQMLFCLNRELDLPLLVISGNHDSATRLSTGRQWFNQTQFFLNTQLKDAFEPVELGQTQFFLLPYFEPAQAREFFKDESLRTLNQAMPKVMKMLTKNFDPTKHHVLVGHFFAAGSTHTDSEIMVNVGGLDAVSLADLADFDYVALGHLHNRKAINEEKVQYAGSLLKFSVSEATQAKGVYLVNTETFERKFIELEPKHDLVHLTKSFAELTDPNFYHQINRDDFLALTLTDRDVITDAMAKLRDIYPHIIGVDRQHGVKLAHALNPQTVKLEPLNLLNRYYEETTGNKLSKQQLNWAQETLDSVKEENDAAN, from the coding sequence ATGCGTTTTATTCATACGGCTGATTGGCATATTGGGCGCAAGCTTAATGGCTTTGACCTGCTAGCCGACCAAGAAGCCGTTTTTCAAAAACTAGTTGAAGTAATTAAAAGTCAACATGTTGATGCAGTAGTAATCGCGGGAGATCTTTATGATCGATCTCTTGCGAGTGAAGAAAGTGTGGCTTCGCTCAATCAAATGTTATTTTGCCTGAATCGTGAATTAGATTTGCCTTTGCTTGTAATTAGTGGCAATCACGACAGTGCGACGCGCCTTTCCACCGGACGCCAATGGTTTAATCAAACTCAATTTTTCTTAAATACGCAGCTTAAGGACGCGTTTGAACCTGTAGAATTGGGTCAGACTCAATTTTTTTTGCTACCTTATTTTGAACCAGCACAGGCGCGCGAATTTTTTAAAGATGAAAGTTTGCGAACTTTAAATCAAGCGATGCCCAAAGTTATGAAAATGTTGACAAAAAATTTTGACCCAACAAAACATCATGTTTTAGTAGGGCACTTTTTTGCGGCGGGTTCAACTCATACTGACTCAGAAATTATGGTTAATGTTGGCGGATTAGATGCAGTGAGTTTAGCCGATTTGGCTGATTTTGATTATGTTGCTTTGGGACATTTGCATAACCGCAAGGCGATTAATGAAGAAAAAGTGCAGTATGCAGGAAGTTTGTTGAAATTTAGTGTAAGTGAAGCAACTCAAGCAAAAGGCGTTTATTTGGTAAACACCGAAACTTTTGAGCGTAAATTTATTGAACTAGAGCCTAAGCATGACCTTGTGCATTTAACGAAGAGTTTTGCTGAGCTAACAGATCCTAATTTTTACCATCAAATTAATCGTGATGACTTCTTGGCGTTAACTTTAACTGATCGAGATGTAATTACTGATGCAATGGCGAAATTACGAGATATTTATCCGCACATCATTGGAGTAGATCGACAACACGGCGTCAAGTTGGCCCATGCTCTAAATCCTCAGACGGTCAAATTAGAACCACTTAATTTGTTAAATCGTTATTATGAAGAAACTACGGGCAATAAATTAAGTAAGCAACAATTAAATTGGGCACAGGAAACCCTTGATTCAGTTAAGGAGGAAAATGATGCGGCCAATTAA
- a CDS encoding aldo/keto reductase, translated as MKKVKIAGKMMPAIGIGTWHMGSSRDTHALHLSALRAGLDAGARIIDTAEMYGSGDAEILVGEAIQPYSRDDLFLISKVLPSNANQARMEKSLDASLKRLQTDYLDLYLYHWRGMTPLSETVKELERLKEKGKIKAWGVSNFDTPDLEELNHTPGGENAQANEVLYNLGSRNIEYDLISWQIERQITLIAYSPVGAGTANHGTQIAKNPVVQEIAKRHNASSYQIMLAWAIRDGQTIAIPQSNIPEHMKENIAAGEISLSSEDLAQLDQAYPKPTTKRPLSIL; from the coding sequence TTGAAAAAAGTGAAAATTGCAGGGAAAATGATGCCAGCAATTGGGATCGGCACCTGGCACATGGGTAGTTCACGAGATACTCATGCTCTGCATCTTTCGGCTTTAAGAGCTGGACTGGATGCTGGAGCACGCATAATTGATACTGCAGAAATGTATGGGTCTGGTGATGCAGAAATCCTGGTAGGAGAAGCGATCCAGCCTTATTCTCGTGACGATTTATTTTTAATTTCAAAAGTTTTACCAAGTAACGCCAACCAAGCACGAATGGAAAAAAGTCTTGATGCAAGCCTCAAAAGGCTCCAAACTGATTATCTTGACCTTTACCTTTATCACTGGCGCGGCATGACCCCACTTAGTGAAACTGTCAAAGAATTAGAGCGATTGAAAGAAAAAGGGAAAATCAAAGCATGGGGTGTTTCTAATTTTGATACTCCAGATCTTGAAGAACTTAATCATACGCCAGGAGGGGAAAATGCTCAGGCCAACGAAGTTCTTTATAACCTCGGAAGCCGCAACATTGAATATGATTTGATTTCTTGGCAGATTGAACGTCAGATAACTTTAATTGCTTATAGCCCTGTTGGGGCTGGAACTGCCAACCACGGAACTCAGATTGCCAAAAATCCCGTTGTTCAAGAAATTGCTAAGCGTCATAATGCCAGTAGTTACCAAATTATGTTAGCTTGGGCAATTCGTGATGGTCAAACTATCGCAATTCCTCAGTCAAACATTCCTGAGCATATGAAGGAAAATATTGCCGCTGGTGAGATTTCTTTAAGTTCTGAAGATCTTGCTCAGCTGGATCAGGCATATCCAAAGCCCACAACCAAGCGACCTTTGTCAATACTTTAA
- a CDS encoding NmrA family NAD(P)-binding protein: protein MDQLIVTGVDGNFGGQAAKYIQNLVSKDRLIFCGYNQEVLNKFESEGFKTYQTNFNHPEGLADIFPANSRLLLISMPFVGAKRQAAHKNVVDAAKEAGVKQIVYTSLVNADDPTNPSVEKKDHIFTEDYIKASGLDYVFLRNSQYAEAMITSYFAAEQTGCVLKNSQGDGLMAYISRRDCAKAAAYALSNEDLHHKALNINGAEAMTLTKFVEIGNEVTGKNFKYEAITDEENYQIFDAMGVPRTTDGDFKKDSTAPFSSDGMVTFAQAIREDKMSIWTDDFKKLTGDEPLTVKYMFEHADDFQIGARHSQDD, encoded by the coding sequence ATGGATCAATTAATTGTCACAGGTGTTGATGGTAATTTTGGCGGACAAGCTGCCAAATATATTCAAAACCTTGTTTCAAAAGACCGCTTAATTTTCTGCGGGTATAACCAGGAAGTTTTAAACAAATTCGAAAGCGAAGGCTTTAAAACTTATCAAACTAATTTCAATCACCCCGAAGGGTTAGCAGATATTTTCCCTGCCAATTCACGTTTACTGCTTATTTCGATGCCCTTCGTTGGCGCTAAACGACAAGCGGCACACAAAAATGTCGTTGATGCTGCCAAAGAAGCGGGTGTGAAACAAATCGTTTACACTTCGTTAGTTAACGCTGACGACCCAACAAACCCAAGTGTTGAAAAAAAAGATCACATTTTCACAGAAGACTACATTAAAGCAAGTGGGCTTGATTATGTTTTTCTGCGCAACTCGCAGTACGCTGAGGCGATGATTACAAGTTATTTTGCCGCTGAACAAACAGGTTGCGTGCTCAAAAATTCGCAAGGCGACGGACTAATGGCATATATTTCAAGGCGTGATTGTGCCAAAGCGGCGGCATACGCCTTGAGTAACGAAGATTTGCATCACAAGGCGCTGAACATCAATGGCGCCGAAGCGATGACTTTAACTAAATTTGTAGAAATTGGCAACGAAGTTACTGGCAAGAACTTCAAGTATGAAGCTATTACTGACGAAGAGAACTACCAAATTTTCGACGCAATGGGCGTTCCGCGGACGACAGACGGCGATTTCAAAAAAGATTCAACGGCGCCATTTTCTTCCGACGGAATGGTAACTTTTGCTCAAGCCATCCGGGAAGACAAGATGAGTATCTGGACTGATGACTTCAAGAAATTGACCGGTGACGAGCCGCTAACGGTTAAATACATGTTCGAACATGCAGACGATTTTCAAATTGGCGCTCGCCACTCGCAAGACGATTAA
- a CDS encoding ABC transporter substrate-binding protein/permease → MKKISRQILRGIVLIGMILLGFSQPVKASDDSLSRIKEKGVLVMGTSPDYPPYEFLATQNGQEQIVGMDVEIGKKIARDLGVKLKIEKMDFDSLLVGLETGKIDMVISGMNPSPERKKSVDFSNVYYHAVQDIIINKADSKIYHNKEDFKGKTVGAQTGSLQQDLIKAQMTDSSGRYLTKITDLILALKSHKVEGIVVESAVASAYAKNDPAITYIKGGFTGGSDQKGSAIAFPKNSKSLVDAANKSLNEIDKKNLVDDYLSDAGKLMAGNTKNNTMLHYWSYFAKGLGYTLLISAISAVFGVLIGMLLALMRLGRNKVLHDLAVAYIEFIRGSPLMVQIMFVYFGLGLLVNIPALLAGIIAVSLNSAAYVAEIIRAGITSIPVGQTEAARSLGLSQKQTMLSVIMPQALKNIWPSLGNEFISLIKESSIVSIIGVTDLIYELRAVQTATYKGVAPILVAMVLYFVVTFGLSKFLLHFERKMKHDA, encoded by the coding sequence ATGAAAAAAATAAGCAGGCAAATATTGCGAGGGATTGTCTTAATCGGCATGATCTTGTTGGGTTTCAGTCAGCCGGTTAAGGCCTCTGATGATAGTTTAAGTCGGATTAAAGAAAAAGGCGTTTTGGTGATGGGAACAAGTCCAGATTACCCACCTTACGAATTTTTGGCAACCCAAAATGGTCAAGAGCAGATCGTCGGAATGGATGTAGAAATTGGCAAAAAAATTGCCCGTGATTTGGGAGTAAAGCTTAAGATCGAAAAAATGGATTTCGATTCACTTTTAGTTGGATTAGAGACCGGGAAAATTGACATGGTCATTTCGGGGATGAATCCATCGCCTGAACGCAAGAAATCGGTCGATTTTTCAAATGTTTATTATCACGCGGTTCAAGATATTATTATTAATAAAGCTGATAGTAAAATTTATCACAACAAAGAAGATTTTAAAGGCAAAACGGTCGGTGCTCAGACTGGTAGTTTGCAACAAGATTTAATTAAAGCTCAAATGACTGACAGCTCAGGGCGCTATTTAACCAAGATCACGGATTTAATTTTGGCGTTAAAATCTCATAAGGTTGAAGGAATTGTTGTCGAATCTGCCGTTGCATCGGCGTATGCCAAAAATGATCCAGCAATTACTTACATTAAGGGAGGATTTACAGGCGGCAGTGATCAAAAAGGATCGGCAATTGCTTTTCCTAAGAACTCTAAGAGTTTGGTCGATGCAGCAAATAAAAGCTTAAATGAGATTGATAAGAAAAATTTAGTCGATGATTATTTGTCAGATGCTGGCAAGTTGATGGCTGGTAACACTAAAAATAATACGATGCTTCACTATTGGAGTTATTTTGCCAAAGGGCTTGGTTATACTTTACTAATTTCTGCAATTTCAGCGGTCTTTGGGGTTCTTATTGGAATGTTGCTTGCGTTAATGCGTTTAGGACGGAATAAAGTTTTACACGATTTAGCAGTAGCTTATATCGAATTTATTCGAGGTTCGCCATTGATGGTCCAAATCATGTTCGTTTATTTCGGTCTTGGTTTGTTAGTAAATATTCCAGCTCTTTTGGCAGGAATTATTGCAGTATCGCTCAATTCAGCCGCTTATGTGGCAGAAATTATTCGGGCTGGGATCACGAGCATTCCCGTTGGGCAAACAGAGGCTGCCCGCAGTTTAGGACTTTCGCAAAAACAAACAATGCTGAGTGTTATTATGCCTCAAGCTCTCAAAAACATTTGGCCGTCGCTTGGAAATGAGTTCATTTCGTTGATTAAAGAAAGCTCGATTGTTTCAATTATTGGAGTTACCGATTTAATTTACGAATTAAGAGCAGTGCAAACCGCAACTTATAAAGGTGTGGCGCCAATTTTGGTGGCAATGGTTCTGTACTTTGTTGTGACCTTTGGCCTCTCTAAATTTTTACTACACTTCGAAAGGAAGATGAAACATGATGCATAA
- a CDS encoding SMC family ATPase: MMRPIKLTMKYFGPYVFETVDFQTFDTSPLFLISGPTGAGKTTIFDALTFALYGKTSCNDERSGSDLRSKFAKPDQITSVELVFSHQNQVYTIYRRPQQLLAKKRGDGLTSMPAKAMLTIEKNGSKQEIEKLREVDQRIADLLQLDSAQFRQVVLLPQGDFRQFLGADSDNKEVLLRKLFGTQLYDRWANALKVKQSAHKKQIDEKMLELKMLKDQFDWQSCPKKDLPLGEILTAMENDNEQVKIKANTLQEASDDAKNQVKKLTEELAKLKALQEDFEMIAKAQIDLSSLKLKEAEMNKLAKEVSIDEWVQQHQDQYRNWQASLKEISKIDQKLAAATVELPAKIKQQNDFEAEKVKIDQKVPAIDQAKNELHDLLSAQVKISELNQAQSRVKSLTKQLENAESAVASSNCEVLKLEAALKELRNKEATEQLNEEIISTNDLNIRLTALEQDFKEYQELKHQVDQVKGQLVIQKDQLAVKAKLADEAQAKYDGLNDQALVSQITILASKLSDHTPCPVCGSKDHPAPANLQTKSKFDPKALAQADQARQLAQTQLVKAEKDVVQTKENIVELENKIAAILTKLFKQLPIPPDSNLEAELVKFRSQVQQAENKLKSDQKVHDLRQKELTAKEDELESKREELTKLKEQLNDFKNQRTENLTTAQILKKSLPTAALDQDLLEINIKELRQRLEEFTRNQKSNQETLARLNEQVTALKAQISALTTQKSDRQVETAQQEAAFQAALTKFSEIEDSADFLMHLDHLASLSQHKKDLEDFKNKKLRLNIELTNAKKRTSGKSEPDLEPVTKKLAAAQDHANQAQEQATIFEQRLKKNQQLMEKVKKLWQSNQVALQDAAELNSLVEIMTGSGPHKISLERYVLQAYLSQVLNVANNQLIKMTNGRYQFVLDHDQGSYKKNSGLEINVYDDQVGAVRSVHTLSGGESFLAALSLALALAEVIQAKSGGIRIDALFIDEGFGSLDSESLNDALSALRDLRGSSRLVGIISHVQSLLTQIPDQLQVRPNGTGISRLLETHLGE, translated from the coding sequence ATGATGCGGCCAATTAAATTGACGATGAAATATTTTGGACCTTATGTTTTTGAAACGGTCGATTTCCAAACCTTTGATACCAGCCCGTTGTTCTTGATCAGTGGACCGACGGGAGCTGGTAAAACGACGATTTTTGATGCTTTGACGTTTGCTTTATATGGCAAAACATCTTGTAACGACGAGCGTTCAGGCAGTGACTTACGTTCTAAATTCGCTAAACCAGATCAAATTACTTCTGTTGAACTAGTTTTCAGTCATCAAAATCAAGTTTATACAATTTATCGGCGTCCGCAGCAGCTTTTAGCGAAAAAAAGGGGCGATGGTTTAACGAGTATGCCAGCTAAGGCGATGTTGACGATCGAAAAAAATGGCTCAAAGCAAGAAATCGAAAAGTTAAGAGAAGTAGATCAGCGAATCGCCGATCTTTTGCAATTAGATAGTGCTCAATTTCGCCAAGTTGTTTTGCTCCCACAAGGAGATTTTCGCCAGTTCCTCGGAGCAGATAGTGATAATAAAGAAGTTTTATTGCGCAAGCTGTTTGGCACCCAGCTCTATGATCGCTGGGCAAATGCTTTAAAAGTTAAACAATCTGCTCATAAAAAACAAATTGATGAAAAAATGCTTGAACTTAAAATGCTAAAAGATCAGTTTGATTGGCAAAGTTGCCCGAAAAAAGATTTGCCTTTAGGAGAAATCTTGACGGCGATGGAAAATGATAATGAACAGGTCAAAATCAAAGCTAATACCCTTCAAGAAGCATCTGATGATGCCAAAAATCAAGTTAAAAAGCTAACAGAGGAGCTTGCTAAATTGAAGGCTTTGCAAGAAGATTTTGAAATGATTGCTAAAGCACAGATTGATTTATCGAGTTTAAAGCTTAAAGAAGCTGAGATGAACAAATTAGCTAAGGAAGTTTCTATTGACGAATGGGTTCAACAGCACCAAGATCAATATCGAAATTGGCAAGCTTCCTTAAAAGAAATCAGCAAAATTGATCAGAAATTGGCTGCAGCTACGGTCGAATTACCCGCTAAAATAAAACAACAGAATGATTTTGAAGCAGAAAAAGTAAAAATTGATCAAAAAGTACCAGCAATTGATCAAGCAAAAAACGAGCTTCATGATCTTTTATCAGCACAAGTCAAAATCAGCGAGTTAAATCAAGCCCAGTCACGAGTAAAATCTTTAACCAAACAATTGGAAAATGCTGAATCGGCTGTGGCTAGTAGCAACTGTGAGGTCTTAAAGCTAGAAGCGGCATTGAAAGAACTGCGCAATAAAGAAGCAACAGAACAACTAAATGAAGAAATCATTAGCACCAACGACTTAAACATTCGATTGACTGCCCTTGAACAAGATTTTAAAGAATACCAAGAATTAAAGCATCAAGTCGATCAAGTTAAGGGACAATTGGTCATCCAAAAAGATCAACTGGCAGTCAAGGCTAAATTGGCAGATGAGGCTCAAGCCAAATATGATGGACTAAACGATCAAGCCTTGGTTTCACAGATTACAATTCTTGCAAGCAAGTTATCTGATCATACACCTTGTCCCGTTTGCGGCAGTAAGGATCATCCAGCACCTGCGAATCTACAAACAAAATCGAAATTTGATCCAAAAGCTTTGGCTCAGGCTGATCAGGCGCGTCAGTTAGCCCAAACCCAATTGGTTAAGGCGGAAAAAGACGTTGTGCAAACCAAAGAAAACATTGTCGAACTCGAAAATAAAATTGCAGCAATTTTAACCAAGCTTTTTAAACAGTTGCCAATCCCGCCAGATAGTAACTTGGAAGCAGAATTAGTGAAATTTAGATCGCAAGTTCAACAAGCAGAAAATAAATTAAAATCTGATCAGAAAGTACATGATTTAAGGCAAAAGGAGCTTACAGCTAAAGAAGACGAGCTAGAATCCAAGCGTGAAGAATTAACTAAGCTTAAAGAGCAATTGAATGATTTCAAAAATCAGCGAACAGAAAATCTTACGACTGCTCAAATCTTAAAGAAAAGCCTACCTACGGCCGCCCTTGATCAGGATTTGTTAGAAATCAACATTAAGGAATTGCGGCAGCGACTAGAGGAATTTACTAGAAATCAAAAATCTAATCAAGAGACTTTAGCTCGGTTAAATGAACAGGTAACGGCGTTGAAGGCACAAATCAGCGCATTGACTACCCAAAAAAGTGATCGTCAAGTCGAAACTGCACAACAAGAAGCTGCTTTTCAAGCTGCATTGACCAAATTCTCAGAAATTGAGGATTCAGCTGATTTTCTTATGCACCTCGATCATTTGGCTAGTTTGTCTCAGCACAAAAAAGATCTAGAAGACTTTAAAAATAAAAAATTAAGACTGAATATTGAGCTAACAAATGCTAAAAAGCGGACTTCTGGTAAGTCAGAGCCCGATTTAGAGCCAGTAACTAAGAAATTAGCAGCAGCTCAAGATCATGCAAATCAAGCGCAAGAACAAGCGACTATTTTTGAACAGCGACTCAAAAAAAATCAGCAACTAATGGAGAAAGTTAAAAAACTTTGGCAAAGTAATCAAGTTGCTTTACAAGATGCAGCAGAATTAAATAGTTTAGTTGAAATTATGACCGGCTCTGGTCCGCATAAAATATCGTTAGAACGCTATGTTTTGCAGGCTTATTTATCGCAGGTACTTAACGTTGCAAACAATCAATTAATAAAAATGACTAACGGACGCTATCAATTTGTTCTAGATCACGATCAGGGCAGCTACAAGAAGAATTCGGGCCTTGAGATCAATGTCTATGATGATCAGGTGGGAGCAGTGAGGTCGGTACATACTCTCTCAGGCGGAGAAAGTTTTTTGGCGGCTTTAAGTCTAGCATTAGCTCTGGCGGAAGTGATTCAAGCAAAGAGCGGCGGAATTAGAATTGATGCGCTATTTATTGATGAGGGATTTGGTTCGCTTGATAGCGAAAGTCTTAACGATGCACTAAGTGCGCTTAGGGATTTGAGGGGAAGTTCTCGTTTAGTTGGCATTATAAGCCATGTCCAGTCCCTTCTTACTCAAATACCCGATCAGCTTCAAGTAAGGCCAAATGGAACGGGGATTTCTCGTCTTTTAGAGACTCATTTGGGGGAATAA
- a CDS encoding LysR family transcriptional regulator, which produces MNINHLNYFVEIAKNHSFSQTAANNNISQTAVSQQIANLERELNTKLFDRSILPIQLTPAGKIVYERALIILNQVQMIKSDLQNIEQPKVIRLAYPEGFGEPLEKFVLPFVQKNEPPECVLVKTDLDEIQNSLLQHLVDVAICFDSEITATTEIETLTIMHGNFELIVGPEHELYQKQEIRLADLARQNIIGITSKTNSNTTKLMFEHAKQDGFPLQISTTVKDTETALILVKLNQGVTFMPDYYPLTNEFSKLHRLKIINTHHQFNICLAWKKQNLAARSFVEDITKS; this is translated from the coding sequence ATGAACATTAACCACTTAAACTATTTCGTGGAGATCGCTAAGAACCATAGTTTTTCGCAAACTGCGGCCAACAACAATATTTCGCAAACCGCCGTTAGCCAACAAATCGCCAACTTAGAACGTGAATTAAACACCAAACTTTTTGATCGCTCAATTTTGCCGATTCAGTTGACTCCCGCGGGTAAAATAGTTTACGAGCGAGCGCTGATTATTCTCAACCAAGTCCAAATGATCAAAAGCGATTTACAAAACATCGAACAACCAAAAGTTATTCGCTTAGCTTACCCCGAGGGATTTGGTGAACCACTTGAGAAATTTGTGCTTCCTTTTGTTCAAAAAAATGAGCCGCCTGAATGTGTTTTGGTAAAAACCGATCTGGACGAAATCCAAAACAGCCTTCTCCAACATTTAGTAGATGTCGCAATCTGCTTTGATTCGGAAATTACAGCTACCACCGAAATCGAAACGCTCACAATTATGCACGGAAATTTCGAATTAATCGTCGGTCCCGAACATGAATTGTATCAAAAACAGGAGATTCGACTGGCAGATCTCGCAAGGCAAAATATCATCGGAATTACAAGCAAAACAAATTCCAACACTACCAAGTTAATGTTTGAACACGCAAAGCAAGACGGATTTCCGCTCCAAATCTCAACGACTGTTAAAGACACCGAAACTGCCCTAATTCTCGTCAAGCTGAACCAAGGCGTGACTTTCATGCCCGATTATTACCCACTAACTAACGAATTTTCCAAGCTTCATCGGCTTAAAATTATTAACACCCACCATCAATTCAACATTTGTCTCGCCTGGAAAAAGCAAAACCTCGCAGCACGTTCTTTTGTCGAAGATATAACCAAATCCTAA
- a CDS encoding CopY/TcrY family copper transport repressor, whose translation MKNKVSEDGISPAEWEVMRIIWTLGPVKTNTVIQVMNDKMNWQASTTKTFLARLKKKGFLTSKKEGREFCYQASIDENKAINEAVSRLFSNICEMCVGNTVNQLLENLELSRRDIEKMQDTLAEKLKTAPEKIDCNCLPDEYCHHC comes from the coding sequence ATGAAAAACAAAGTAAGCGAAGATGGGATTAGTCCAGCTGAGTGGGAAGTTATGCGGATAATCTGGACTTTAGGGCCGGTTAAAACTAATACCGTAATTCAAGTTATGAACGATAAAATGAACTGGCAGGCATCAACGACCAAAACTTTTCTGGCCAGGTTAAAGAAAAAAGGATTTTTAACGTCAAAAAAAGAAGGCCGGGAGTTTTGCTATCAGGCTAGTATTGATGAAAATAAGGCAATTAATGAGGCAGTTTCCCGGTTGTTTTCCAACATTTGTGAGATGTGTGTTGGAAATACTGTCAATCAGCTTTTAGAAAATCTTGAGCTTTCGCGCCGTGATATTGAGAAAATGCAGGATACGTTGGCAGAAAAATTAAAGACCGCACCGGAGAAAATCGATTGTAATTGTCTGCCGGATGAATATTGTCACCACTGTTAG
- a CDS encoding MalY/PatB family protein, translated as MNYNFDEIIDRRGTDSSKWQVSANELPLTIADMDFKTAPEIISDLKDKVATGVFGYENPPEEYFAAVIDWYQKMHHAKIQREWMIFATGVIPALSSLVRRLSRPAENVVVQSPVYNIFYNSIENNGRKVLENQLAYDKKTRTYRIDFLDLAAKLEDPQTTMMILCNPHNPTGQVWSPDTLERIVKLCCDNHVVLISDEIHGDLVLDGPDYTPIFSLEPELRNHTVALVSPSKTFNVAALHAATVIVPEPFLRHAVDRGLNNEELAEPNLAAIPGTIAAYRYGSPWLAELKSYLLDNRQLVEDALTDQMKLVKGSATYLLWLDCSAFEVSSGQLAAEIRQQTGLILSPGKIFRGNGDQFLRMNIAYPRKVLKDALKRLTSFSI; from the coding sequence ATGAATTACAATTTTGATGAAATTATTGATCGCAGAGGAACTGATTCTAGTAAATGGCAAGTTTCTGCCAATGAGTTGCCTCTGACCATTGCAGATATGGATTTTAAGACCGCACCAGAAATTATTAGTGATCTTAAAGATAAAGTGGCAACAGGAGTATTTGGCTATGAAAACCCGCCGGAAGAATATTTTGCAGCGGTGATTGATTGGTATCAGAAAATGCATCATGCCAAAATTCAGCGGGAATGGATGATTTTTGCAACGGGAGTCATTCCAGCATTGTCTTCTTTGGTGCGTCGCTTAAGCCGTCCTGCCGAAAATGTTGTAGTCCAAAGTCCTGTTTATAATATTTTCTACAATTCAATTGAGAACAACGGGCGCAAAGTTTTGGAAAATCAGCTGGCGTATGATAAAAAAACACGAACTTACCGAATTGACTTTTTGGATCTAGCAGCCAAATTGGAAGATCCTCAAACTACGATGATGATTCTTTGCAATCCCCATAATCCGACTGGTCAGGTTTGGTCGCCAGACACATTGGAGCGAATCGTGAAACTCTGCTGTGATAATCACGTTGTTTTAATAAGCGACGAAATTCATGGTGATCTGGTGCTTGATGGTCCAGACTATACGCCGATTTTTTCATTGGAACCAGAGTTAAGAAATCATACGGTTGCGCTTGTTTCGCCGAGTAAAACCTTTAATGTTGCTGCCTTACATGCCGCGACAGTTATTGTGCCTGAGCCGTTTTTGCGTCACGCTGTTGATCGGGGGTTAAACAATGAAGAATTGGCTGAGCCTAATTTGGCAGCGATTCCTGGCACCATTGCCGCTTATCGTTATGGCAGCCCGTGGTTGGCAGAATTGAAAAGTTATCTGCTCGATAACCGGCAGTTGGTAGAAGATGCTCTGACCGATCAGATGAAATTGGTGAAAGGCAGCGCTACTTATCTGCTTTGGTTGGATTGCAGCGCCTTTGAGGTTAGTTCAGGTCAGTTAGCAGCTGAAATTAGACAGCAAACTGGCTTAATTCTCTCGCCGGGTAAGATTTTCCGCGGCAATGGCGATCAATTTCTGCGCATGAATATTGCGTATCCACGTAAGGTTTTAAAAGATGCTCTGAAGCGCCTAACTAGTTTTTCAATATAA